The sequence CCTGAAGCCGGATTTTTCCACCCCGCTCCGCCTCCAGGATGGCCTTGCCGTGCTCAACGGCCTGCTTTTTTTCTGGGGACAGTGGTTTTCCATCCAATCCGTGCGCAAGGGGGATCTCGTGGTCCATTCCTCAACGCTGGGCTTCAAGGTGCTGATCGTGGCCACGCTTTCCGCGAGCGTCGGACTGGAAAAGGCCGGGCCGGGCCTGATCGGCGGGGCCGTGCTCGCGGCCTTCGCCGTTTACCTGGTGGCCGGTGCGACGGCTGAGCGGCTCAAGGCGAACCGCACGACCCTGTGGATGACGCTGGTCGCCTGCGTGTTCTTCGCCACCAACGATTTCCTGACCGGATGGAAGAGCCATGAGATCGGCGGGGCGAGGTGGCTGATCATGATGATGATCACCACGGGGACGCTCTCCATCGGGATGCTGGCGCACAGCTGGCGGGATGTGGGGAAAGTGGTTTCCGACAGGCAAAGCGCGTTGCCGGTGATCGGTGCGGGGCTGGCGCTGGGTGTCCAGGCGCTGCTGGTGAACCTCGCCTTCAGTTGGTTCCGCGAGCCTGCGCTCAGCAACATCGCCTACAGCACGCGCGGTGTGATGGCGGTGTTCTTCGTCTGGGCGATCGTGAAGAAATGCAAGGAGCCGCTGGGTGGCAGGCAGCTGTTAGGGGCTGCGCTGATGGTCGTGGCGCTGACGCTGGTGCTGGTGTGAATCGCCGAGCGAATCCAGCGCTCCGCTATCGCCCTTTCGCCCACGAATCGCGCAGCGCGACGGTGCGGTTGAAGACGGGTTTCACGCCGGGGACGTGATCCTTGGAATCGGTGACGAAGTAGCCGTTGCGCTCAAACTGGAAGGGGGTTCCGGGGGCTTCGTCGGCCAATGAGGCTTCGGCTTTGGCGGTGATGGTTTGCACCGATTCCGGGTTGAGGACGGTCAGGAAACCGCCTTCCGCCGCATCCGGATCCTCGACGGTGAAGAGGCGATCGTAGAGGCGGACTTCCGCATCCACGGCGGTTGCGGCATCGACCCAATGGATCGCCGCCTTGCAGACCACACCTTCCGGGGAGTCTTTTCCGGTGGTGTCCGGCAGGAGCTTCGTGCGGACGAGGGTGATCTCGCCTGCATCGTTTTTCTCGAAGCCTGTGCACTGGATGATGGGGCCGCCTCGGAGGCGGACGTATCTGTCCGGGGCGAGGCGGAAATACTTTTTCTCGGGGATCTCCTGGAAGTCCTCGCGCTCGATGAAGATTTCGGAAGAGAAGGAGACTTCTCTTTCGCCGAAGGATTCGTCCTGCGGGTGGTTGGGGATTGCGGCGGTTGGCGTAGGTTCTTCGGAGAAGTTTTCGATGACAACTTTCAACGGATCCAGAACGGCCATGCGGCGCGGTGCCGTGGCGTTGAGGTGGTCTCGGATGTCGTGCTCAAGCAAGGCGACATCGGTGGTGCCATTGTATTTCGTGATGCCGATGCGCTTGCAGAAATGGCGGATCGCCTCGGGCGGGTAGCCGCGGCGGCGGATGCCGGAGATGGTGGGCAGGCGGGGGTCGTCCCAGCCGGAGACATGGCCTTCCTGGACCAGTTGCAGCAGCTTGCGCTTGCTCATGATCGTGTAGGTCAGGCTGAGGCGGGCGAACTCGATCTGGCGCGGGGTGGAGGGGACGGGGCAGTTCTCGATGAACCAGTCGTAGAGCGGGCGGTGGTTCTCGAACTCGAGGGTGCAGAGCGAGTGGGTGATGTGCTCCAGCGCGTCCTCCAGCGGGTGGGCGAAATCATACATCGGGTAGATGCACCAGTCGCTGCCGGTGTTGTGGTGGTGCGCGTGCATGATGCGATACATGACGGGGTCGCGCATGTTCATGTTTGAGGAGGTCAGGCCGATCTTCGCGCGGAGGACGGCTTCGCCTTCCTTGAATCCTCCGGAGCGCATCTTTTCAAAAAGGGCGAGATTCTCCTCAACGGAGCGGTCACGGTATTTCGAGGGGGTGCCGGGGGTCTGTACGTTGCCGCGGTGGAGCTTGATTTCCTCGGGGCTTTCCTCATCGACGTATGCGAGGCCGTTCTTGATCAGGTGGACGGCGCAATCGTGGAAAAAACCGAAGTAGTCGGATGCGAAATAGAGATCCTTGCCCCAGTCGAAGCCGAGCCATTTCACGTCCTCCTTGATGCTTTCTACGTATTCGGTTTCCTCCTTCTCGGGATTCGTGTCGTCGAAGCGGAGGTGGCATTTCGCACCTGGATGCTCCTGGGCGATGCCGAAGTTCAGGCAGATGGATTTCGCGTGGCCGAGGTGGAGATAGCCGTTCGGCTCCGGCGGGAAACGGGTGATGGTGGTCTCGTGTTTTCCGGAGGAGAGGTCGGCGGCGATGATTTCGCGGATGAAATCGAGTTTGGGTGAGTCGGACATGGGAAGAAGTGGCTGGTGCCGAGTGAGCGGTGATCAGTGGAAGAAATCAACCACGGATGAACGCGGATGAACACGGATCGGATTCTTTGCATGGGGAAAGTTCAAGGTAAGACGAGCCCGCCAAGGCCGGCGCACGATCATTTTGAGAGCTCCGCGAAAGCACCCGGGTGTGTTTGAAAACCGTGCCGGATCAGGGAGTTCATTCCGGGATCACGAAAGCGCCGGGGATGCCGGTGTTGAGGCTGGCGAGTTGCAGGCCGTGCTTTTCGGCGAGGGCGAGGAGGTGGGCGTCGGTGGTGTGTTTGAAACTCTTGCACCAGGCGGGGAAGTCCCGGCGGGAGGAGAGATCGTCGGAGAGGAAGCGGTGGAGTTTTCCCAGATGTTTTATCATTTCTTTCAGGTTCTCAACCGAGGTTTCGACCGAGGCGGCTCCTTCGGAGCGCTGGACTGAGACCCGGACGAACCCTGTTTCCGGCATGGCAGAGGTGTAGATGAGACATTCTTGACTCGCAATCACATACCGCAGCCAGATTGCCGTGCGTTTGTGAAGAGGGTGATCCTTCCAGCCCCTTTGCAAAGCCGAGCGATGCCATTTCCCAAGCCCTCCGCAAAGGGGCTGGAAGCACCCTTCTCCCCATTGGCAGGGAATACGATTTTTTCCTGCCAAATGCAGCTCTCGGGATGCGAAACTCCCATCACCTTGCAAGCTCCTCCAGCAATGCCTGATTCAGTCTGATCCCGGCTTCGAAGTTTTCGATGGGGAAATTCTCGTTGGGCGAGTGGATCTGCGCGTCGGCGAGAGCGAGGCCGAGCAGGAGGGTGTCGGTGCCGAGGATGTCGCGGAACGCCTGGACGATGGGGATGGAGCCGCCTTCGCGGATGAGCATGGGCTCGCCGGGGAAGGTGCGCTTGAGGGCGCGCTGAGCTGCCTTTCCGAAATCGGAATGCGGATCGCAGGCGTAGGGTTTGCCGTCGTGGCCGATCTCGATCTCCAGTTTCACGCCGGGCGGACAGTGTTTTTCGAGGTGGGCTTTCAGTTGGGCGAGAATCGTTTTCGGATTCTGGTCCGGAACGAGGCGCAGGGAGACTTTCACGAAGGCTTCCGCGGGGATCACGGTCTTGGAGCCCTCGCCCTGGTAGCCGCCGCCGATGCCGTTGACCTCGGCGGTGGGACGTGTGCCGACGCGCTCCGCCGAGCTGTAGCCGGGCTCGCCGAAGAGGGAAGGGGAGCCGGTGACTTTGAGGAAATCCTCATCGGCCACGCCGGGAACCTTCGCCCACATTTCGCGCTCCCACGCTTCGATGGGGCGGACATCGTCGTAGAATCCCTCGATGGCGACGGTTCCGTCCGGGAGATGCAATGAGGCGACGAGGCGGGCAATGGCGGTGGCAGGGTTTGCGACGGCTCCGCCGAAGAGACCGGAGTGGAGGTCGCGGGCCGGGCCGGTGAGTTTCACCTCGGCGCAGGCGATGCCGCGAAGGCCGTAGCCGAGGGTGCCGGTGTTCGGCGCGACCATTCCGGTGTCGGAGATCGCGATGATGTCGCACTTGAGTTCCTCGCGGTGCTTCTCAAGGAACGGTGCGAGGTTTCCGGAACCGATTTCTTCTTCGCCTTCGAACAGGAGGATGATGTTGACCGGGAGATCGCCTTTCTCCGCCATCGTTTTTTCGACTCCGAGTATGTGGGCGAGCATCTGGCCCTTGTTGTCGGTGGCTCCGCGCGCCCAGATTTTCCCGTCTCGGATCTCGGGGGCGAAAGGGGGGCTGTCCCAGAGGTTCAGGGGATCGACAGGCTGGACATCGTAGTGGCCGTAGATCAGGACGGTTTTCCTTTCCGGCTTATGGGCGTTGCGTGCGACCACTATGGGGTTGCCCGGGGTTTCGTGGAGCTTGGCATCGAGCCCTGCGGCGGAGAGTTTCCCAATGATCCAATCGGCGCAGGCCAGGACATCGCCCTTGTGCTTCGAATCGGTGGAGACGCTGGGGAAGGAGAGGAAGGTGAAGAGGTCTTTGAGTTCCGGGGTCATGGTGGTCAGAAATTTTTGTCGTAGGGGGTATCGCCGAGCACCCAGTTCTCCGCAAGGACGGAAGATATCCGGAATTGCCTCGGGCCGCCATCAGGATGGGCGCGGATGGCGAGCGTGGCGCGGTGGACTTCTTCTTCGGCGCTGAGGATTTTCCGCATCGCCCTGTCCTGGGGGGAATCGCGCTTCGCGTAGGCGTAGATGATATCCTTCACATCCGGGGAGACCAGCGCGTATGCCTGCCATATCCTGTCATCGGAGTAGATCCCGTTGTAGTAGGTGTCGCTGGCGATGAAAACGCGTACGACGGATTCCGGGGAGGCGCGCCCGAGGATCACGGGCCATTCCGGAACGGATTTGCGGAGATAGGAGCGGAGGTCGATGCGCCATTTCCCGTCCGGGCACGGGACGAGCTGGGCGAGGCGGTTGGTGGTGCGCTCGCCTGTCTGCATGGTCACGACGACTTCGGCGATGGATATGCCGTTGGCGAATTTCTGTCCGAGCCATGACATGTCAACGATGCTGCCCTCGGCTTCAGCGATGGTTCGCAGGTTGCGTGCCGCCTGTGCGGCGTCGGTGCCCTCGCCTAGGATGAAGAGCCGTTCTGCGGAGGCGATGTCTCTGTTGGAAAGTGCGGCAGCCACGATAGCCAGTGCGTCCTCGCGCTCCAGAGCAGGCTGATTGACGGTTTTGCCTTCCGCGAAGGCATCGGCGAGGTATCCGGATGCTTCGCCCATGAGTGCGGCTTCGGCGGCGAGGCGGGATTTTTCCCGGTAGTGCCGGACAAGCAGTATCACCATGGTGGTTAGCAATGCGAAGGCGGCAAGGAGCGTCCACAGGAGGGCGGTGCGGTTCGACTGCGCCTTTTGCTTGCTGCGCTTGCGCAGCCTGCCCCTGCCCCTGACTGCGGACTGCGGCGATCTCGTGACTTTCCCCAGGTTCGGAGCCGCGCCGAAGCTGCGCTCTTCTGCGCTGTTCTTGGCACGGCTGAAATTCCTGTCAGTCATGGGCGGGAGGAGGCCCGGTTCAGCGTGGCGTGAGTGTCACCCGCAGCGGATCGTAATGATCCGACGGGCTGAAGAGCCAGCCGGGGTTGCGGTCCACGACCTCGTATCCCGTCAGCATGAAAACGGGGAGGAACTGGTTGCTGTTCGGGTCGTATCCCGTCTCGCCGGTGTAGTTGCCGCGGATGCGGTATTCGTAGTTGTTGTCGAAGCCATAGCGCGCCCCCGGCGATCCGTTTTCGGGGAGGCGGTCGGGGCTGAGTTTCCTGTCCTCGCGGAAAAGCACGAGCTTTGCGGAGGAGGCGGACTGGCGCGGCTTGCGGAGGTAGCCCCAGAAACGTGTTTTCTCGACGTAGTAGCGGCGCCCGTAGAAGAAATCGCCGGTTGGCTCGTTGGCAATGGCGGCATTGCGCTCCTCAACGCTTGGGCCGCCCATGTTCGGCGGGCCGCCCGTCCCGCCTGTGCCAAGGGAGCCCGCACATTGGCAGAGCACGAGGCAGGTGGCGGAAAGCAAAGCCCATTTCAAGTTCGACATGTGCGTGTTCTTGCCATGTCGCGCAGGATACGGCAAGAGCTTATGGAGAAAGGCGGGCCTTGTGGGCCAGTCTTCCGCAATGGGTTTTTGGGAGGCCCTTCTCCCATGGTTGTCAGCGGGAGAGGATGTCATCCACTCCCCTTGAGCAACCGCGGGCGGCGGCTTCCGCATCGCGGCCAAGGAGCAGGAAATCCCTCTCGCCATGGCTGATGGCGATGTCCTGGGTGCGGATCGCGGAGACGGTGTCCAGGTTTGCGAGGTCGATGATCTCCAGGTAGCCGGGCTGGCCATCGGCGGCGGGGCGGCCGGTGTGGACATCGAGGATGCGCACGGCTGTCCATGGGGGGCCCCGGTGGGCCGTTTCGCCTGGCCATGCGTAGAACTGGGAGAACAGCTCGGTCATGCCGTATTCGTTGAGGATGCGGTGTCCCGGGATGCCGAAGTGGGCGGAGAGACGGGCGCGGACTTCTGCGGGGGCGTAGGATTTCCGCAGGCCTTTGCTGCCGCCGGTTTCGAAAATCCATGAGCCTTCCGGGAGGGTGAGCGGGAGCATTTCCTCGCAGGCTTTCAGGAGGGCGATGGAGGTGCCGAGGAGGGCTGCGGGTTTCTGCGGGCGGAAACCCTCCAACTGGAATTTGCCTTCGGAATCGACCAACCAGAAGCTGGCCGGTAGGACGGCATTCCTGTCGAGAATCCCGAACATGCGGACCAGCGAGGAGTGGGGTGTGTCGGCAGGGCGCTGGGCGAAGAAATATCGGTTATCCAGCGCAGGCAATTTCGCCTCCCGCCAGCCTCCGAGCACCGAGGCTTCGTAGAGATCGAGGCTGCGGAATTCGTGCCTGCCCTTGACCTCCCGGGTGGTGCCCGAGGTGAGGAAATGGCCGGACACTTCGCTTCCGGGAAAGCAGCGGAGCGGTATGTCCGGTAGCTTGAACACATCCGTCGGCAAGGCGGGGATCTCACGCCATGAAGGGACGTTCTGCGGGGATTTCCCGAGGGCTTCGCAGTAGTTCCGGTAAGGTATGTTCGCCGAAAACTGATGGGCGAAGACCTCCAGCGCCATTTCCGCGAAATCGCCCTCGCCGCCGCGCATCCAGTCCAGCAGGCGTGACCGCAGCAGACCCATGGCTCAGTGGCTGGCGTGATGGATCGCGAGGAGCTTGATGAGAAGATCCTCGATGAACTCCAGGGGGATCTGGTTCGGGCCATCGGAGAGGGCGTTGGCGGGATCCGAATGGACTTCCATGAACAGGCCTTCCAGTCCGGTGGCGACGGCCGCGCGGGCGAGGACGGGCGCGAGCTCGCCATCGCCGCCGGTCGCGCCGCCCAGGCCGCCGGGGCGCTGGACGGAATGGGTGGCATCGAAAATGACCGGAATGCCCTCCTTGCGCATCAGGTAGAGCGAGCGCATGTCCACCACGAGGTTGTTGTAGCCGAAGGTCGTGCCGCGCTCGGTGATGAGGAAGCGCTCGCAGCCGAAGCTGCGCATCTTGTCTGCGATGTTCACCGTATCGAGCGGCGCGAGGAACTGGCCCTTCTTCACGTTCACCACGCGGCCTGTCTTTGCGGCGGCCTCGAGGAGGTCGGTCTGGCGGCAGAGAAAGGCGGGGATCTGGAGGAGATCGATGTGCTCGGCTGCGATCTCCGCCTGTTCCGCCGTGTGGATGTCGGTGGTGACCGGGACTTTCAGTTCCCTGGAAATTTCCCCGAGGATGCGGCAGCCCTCATGGATGCCCGGGCCGCGGAATGAATTCACCGAGGTGCGGTTCGCCTTGTCGAAGGAGGCCTTGAAAACGAAGGGGATGCCGGTGCGTTCGGCGATTTCCTTCAGCGAGCGCGCCATCTCCCAGGCGAAGGCCTCGTTTTCCAGGGCGCAGGGGCCCAGGATGAAAAACGGCATGGGGCCGCCGACGGGGACGTTGGCGATCTGGAAGGGCGAAAAGCGTTTCATGATTCGGATTCGTTGAGGGCGGTCTTGTAGAGCGGGATGAGGTTTTTGAGAGCCATTTCGAGCAGCTTCTCCTCGGTTTCGGTCAGGTTTCCGGCGGTTTTCCTTTTCAGCATCCCGAGGGAGTCGATCACGGATTTCGCGGCACGGAGGTTGACGGATTTCTCGCCGGTCTGCGGGCTGGGGATCTGGCCGAGGAAAAGCCCGGCATTCTGCGCCTGCATCAGGACGAAATCGTTGAAGCGGTGATCGGCTTCGGGCAGGTGGGGCATGGATGAGGTTTGCCAGTCCGGGAAGGAAGATGCAAGAGCGGAGACGGCGGCCTATGATCTTGACTCCGCGCGCCGCCAGGCCGCACGCTAAGGACATGCCAAACGCCAAGCACTACGTCGGACTGGACATCGGCGGTTCAACCATCAAGTCGGTCATCATCGATGCGGCGGGCGAGCAGGTGGGCGGGATCGTGGAGGTCAAGAGCCTGGTGAAAAACGGCTTCGGGGCGACCTTCGGGCAGCTGGACATCGCCATCGCCGAGCTTTGCGGAAGTGCCGGGATCACGGCGGGGGACATCGGCGGCATCGGCCTGGATGTGCCCGCGCCATCCTCGGACGGAGTGATCTGGGGCAGGGCGAACCTCGGCGAGGATTGGGTCGGCACCGACATCTGCGCGGAGCTCAGGCGGCGCACCGGCATCCCGGTGCACATGACCAACGATTGCAACGCGGCGGCCATCGGCGAATACGCGATCCGCAACAAGCACATCGGCGGTCTGCTGCTCGTCGCGCCCGGCACCGGCCTGGGCGGGGGCTTCGTGCTCCCGGGCGGCCAGCTCTACGAAGGTGCCAACGGCCTCGCGCTCGAGGTCGGCCACATCTCCGTGCCTCACCGCGAGGACGACGGTAAGCTGCCGGACTGCACCTGTGGACTGACCGGCTGCATGGAGGCATGGGTCTCCCTCGTCGCCCTGCGCAGGCGGCTGGCCATGGAACTCGCAAAGCCGGAATGGGAATTCCACGATCTCAACAGCTCCTCCGGAAGCATCGAGGAAAAGGCCTTCCAGCTCCGCACCCTTGCGGAGGACGGCGATGCCCTCGCGATCCATCTTTTCAGGCAGCAGGGCCACATCCTCGGATACGGCATCGCGGATCTCGTGCGTATCCTGGATCCCGGCCTCGTCGTTCTCGGGGGCGGCCTTGCGGAGGCGAAGTTCCGGGACCGCTTCATGGACTGGGTCAAGGAGGGCTTCTCGGACCGCGCATGGTCGGTCTATCGCCACAGCCCAATCGAGCCGGAGAAGGCGACCACCGTCTTCGAGTGGGCGGAGGGTGGCGATGCCGCCGCATCGATCGGAA comes from Akkermansiaceae bacterium and encodes:
- a CDS encoding glutamine--tRNA ligase/YqeY domain fusion protein; its protein translation is MSDSPKLDFIREIIAADLSSGKHETTITRFPPEPNGYLHLGHAKSICLNFGIAQEHPGAKCHLRFDDTNPEKEETEYVESIKEDVKWLGFDWGKDLYFASDYFGFFHDCAVHLIKNGLAYVDEESPEEIKLHRGNVQTPGTPSKYRDRSVEENLALFEKMRSGGFKEGEAVLRAKIGLTSSNMNMRDPVMYRIMHAHHHNTGSDWCIYPMYDFAHPLEDALEHITHSLCTLEFENHRPLYDWFIENCPVPSTPRQIEFARLSLTYTIMSKRKLLQLVQEGHVSGWDDPRLPTISGIRRRGYPPEAIRHFCKRIGITKYNGTTDVALLEHDIRDHLNATAPRRMAVLDPLKVVIENFSEEPTPTAAIPNHPQDESFGEREVSFSSEIFIEREDFQEIPEKKYFRLAPDRYVRLRGGPIIQCTGFEKNDAGEITLVRTKLLPDTTGKDSPEGVVCKAAIHWVDAATAVDAEVRLYDRLFTVEDPDAAEGGFLTVLNPESVQTITAKAEASLADEAPGTPFQFERNGYFVTDSKDHVPGVKPVFNRTVALRDSWAKGR
- a CDS encoding dipeptidase, giving the protein MTPELKDLFTFLSFPSVSTDSKHKGDVLACADWIIGKLSAAGLDAKLHETPGNPIVVARNAHKPERKTVLIYGHYDVQPVDPLNLWDSPPFAPEIRDGKIWARGATDNKGQMLAHILGVEKTMAEKGDLPVNIILLFEGEEEIGSGNLAPFLEKHREELKCDIIAISDTGMVAPNTGTLGYGLRGIACAEVKLTGPARDLHSGLFGGAVANPATAIARLVASLHLPDGTVAIEGFYDDVRPIEAWEREMWAKVPGVADEDFLKVTGSPSLFGEPGYSSAERVGTRPTAEVNGIGGGYQGEGSKTVIPAEAFVKVSLRLVPDQNPKTILAQLKAHLEKHCPPGVKLEIEIGHDGKPYACDPHSDFGKAAQRALKRTFPGEPMLIREGGSIPIVQAFRDILGTDTLLLGLALADAQIHSPNENFPIENFEAGIRLNQALLEELAR
- the kdsA gene encoding 3-deoxy-8-phosphooctulonate synthase, whose amino-acid sequence is MKRFSPFQIANVPVGGPMPFFILGPCALENEAFAWEMARSLKEIAERTGIPFVFKASFDKANRTSVNSFRGPGIHEGCRILGEISRELKVPVTTDIHTAEQAEIAAEHIDLLQIPAFLCRQTDLLEAAAKTGRVVNVKKGQFLAPLDTVNIADKMRSFGCERFLITERGTTFGYNNLVVDMRSLYLMRKEGIPVIFDATHSVQRPGGLGGATGGDGELAPVLARAAVATGLEGLFMEVHSDPANALSDGPNQIPLEFIEDLLIKLLAIHHASH
- a CDS encoding DUF1844 domain-containing protein encodes the protein MPHLPEADHRFNDFVLMQAQNAGLFLGQIPSPQTGEKSVNLRAAKSVIDSLGMLKRKTAGNLTETEEKLLEMALKNLIPLYKTALNESES
- a CDS encoding ROK family protein, encoding MPNAKHYVGLDIGGSTIKSVIIDAAGEQVGGIVEVKSLVKNGFGATFGQLDIAIAELCGSAGITAGDIGGIGLDVPAPSSDGVIWGRANLGEDWVGTDICAELRRRTGIPVHMTNDCNAAAIGEYAIRNKHIGGLLLVAPGTGLGGGFVLPGGQLYEGANGLALEVGHISVPHREDDGKLPDCTCGLTGCMEAWVSLVALRRRLAMELAKPEWEFHDLNSSSGSIEEKAFQLRTLAEDGDALAIHLFRQQGHILGYGIADLVRILDPGLVVLGGGLAEAKFRDRFMDWVKEGFSDRAWSVYRHSPIEPEKATTVFEWAEGGDAAASIGMAYTARELFA